The Acidimicrobiales bacterium genome includes a window with the following:
- a CDS encoding FadD3 family acyl-CoA ligase: MNAPWSTIPQLVDDAAIRFGDREAFVDEDRRWTFTQYRDRIHAAARAFMAHDVQPGDRIAVWAPNLAEWAVAALGAHCVGAVLVPVNTRFKGREAVNLLARSSARILFTVTDFLDTDYVAMLNEVGEGSTGLSDRLPHLDQVVVLRGAVPEGSTAWDNFLAAGDAVDDADRAERSAAVTGDDLCHIMFTSGTTGAPKGAMLRHEAICRAFLSWSDVIGLEEGDRYLVVNPFFHAFGLNSGILACLMKGVTLVPHLVFDVPSVMRRVAEERISMLPGPPAIYQTILSHPDINALDLSSLRLAVTGAAAIPVQMIHDMRERLGFEKVVTGYGLTEASGIATMCRHDDDPVTIAGTSGRAIDDVEVRIVDADGAECPPGTPGEVVVRGYNVMVGYLDSPEQTAEAIDADGWLHTGDIGVMDTRGYLDITDRVKDMFINGGFNVYPAEVEHLMLDHPAIAQVAVVGVPDERMGEVGAAFVIAAPDRCVDGEPDPDQIVAWCRDAMANYKVPRLVVVVDHLPMNASGKVLKFELRDRAAALRDR, from the coding sequence GTGAACGCCCCCTGGTCCACCATTCCCCAGTTGGTCGACGACGCGGCCATCCGCTTCGGCGACCGTGAGGCCTTCGTCGACGAAGACCGACGCTGGACGTTCACCCAGTACCGGGATCGGATCCACGCCGCGGCCCGGGCCTTCATGGCCCACGACGTCCAGCCCGGCGACCGGATCGCCGTGTGGGCCCCCAACCTCGCCGAATGGGCCGTCGCCGCGCTCGGTGCCCACTGTGTCGGTGCCGTCCTCGTGCCGGTCAATACCCGCTTCAAGGGCCGTGAGGCAGTCAACCTGCTGGCCCGGTCCTCAGCCCGCATCCTGTTCACCGTCACGGACTTCCTCGACACCGACTACGTGGCAATGCTGAACGAGGTCGGGGAGGGATCCACCGGACTCTCCGACCGGCTCCCACACCTTGACCAGGTGGTCGTACTCCGTGGCGCTGTACCCGAAGGCAGCACCGCCTGGGACAACTTTCTAGCCGCCGGAGATGCCGTCGATGATGCTGACCGGGCCGAACGCTCCGCTGCGGTGACCGGCGACGACCTGTGTCACATCATGTTCACCTCGGGTACCACCGGTGCCCCCAAGGGCGCCATGCTCCGCCACGAGGCCATCTGCCGGGCGTTCCTCTCATGGAGCGACGTAATCGGTCTCGAGGAGGGCGACCGCTACCTGGTCGTCAACCCGTTCTTCCACGCCTTCGGCCTCAACTCGGGGATCCTGGCCTGCCTCATGAAGGGCGTGACCCTCGTGCCGCACCTGGTGTTCGACGTCCCGTCGGTCATGCGCAGGGTGGCCGAGGAGCGCATCTCCATGCTCCCCGGCCCACCAGCCATCTACCAGACGATCCTCAGCCATCCCGATATCAATGCCCTCGACCTCTCGTCGTTGCGACTGGCGGTGACCGGTGCCGCGGCCATCCCCGTCCAGATGATCCACGACATGCGCGAGCGGCTCGGATTCGAGAAGGTGGTCACCGGCTACGGACTAACCGAGGCATCGGGCATCGCCACCATGTGTCGCCACGACGACGACCCGGTGACGATCGCCGGCACCTCAGGTCGGGCTATCGACGATGTCGAGGTCCGGATCGTCGACGCCGACGGCGCCGAGTGTCCTCCCGGCACACCGGGCGAGGTGGTCGTCCGGGGCTACAACGTGATGGTCGGCTACCTGGATTCACCCGAGCAGACCGCCGAGGCCATCGACGCCGACGGGTGGCTCCACACCGGCGACATCGGGGTGATGGACACCCGCGGCTATCTCGACATCACCGACCGAGTGAAGGACATGTTCATCAACGGCGGGTTCAACGTGTATCCCGCTGAGGTCGAGCACCTGATGCTCGACCATCCGGCCATTGCCCAAGTCGCCGTGGTTGGTGTCCCTGACGAACGCATGGGCGAGGTCGGCGCAGCCTTCGTCATCGCTGCACCCGACCGCTGTGTCGACGGCGAACCCGATCCCGACCAGATCGTGGCCTGGTGTCGCGACGCCATGGCCAACTACAAGGTCCCCCGTCTAGTGGTGGTGGTCGACCACCTGCCGATGAACGCCAGCGGCAAGGTGCTCAAGTTCGAACTCCGGGACCGGGCCGCCGCCCTGCGCGACCGCTGA
- a CDS encoding phytanoyl-CoA dioxygenase family protein — protein sequence MSGPTSEPFRPVTDDEIDAFVRDGVVHLPAILPTEWVELLVEPVEATIADPVITTDMTALRAVVTDTQPHSTGPGRFLSGVDHWLHDPAFAAFAATSPLPAIAAALMDAERVHLYEDSVLVKEPGTAEATALHQDLGYFHLEGDRICTTWVPLDPVTVDTGAVAYLRGSHRSGLVHRPNWFVSDEPLPGAEGTPVPTIDVDDPRLVRFVVEPGDIVVHHAATLHGAGPNRSTTSRRRAVSVRYCGNDVHYRFRPGVPAKAHHDQVRSGDPVVDHPGCPVVWRRTVGSAR from the coding sequence ATGTCGGGCCCAACCTCCGAGCCGTTCCGGCCGGTCACCGATGACGAGATCGACGCTTTTGTGCGTGACGGCGTCGTCCACCTCCCGGCCATCCTCCCCACCGAGTGGGTCGAACTCCTCGTCGAACCGGTGGAGGCCACGATCGCTGACCCAGTGATCACCACCGACATGACGGCGCTCCGAGCCGTCGTGACTGATACGCAGCCCCATTCCACCGGGCCGGGTCGTTTCCTGTCGGGCGTCGATCACTGGCTCCACGACCCGGCCTTCGCCGCCTTTGCCGCCACCTCGCCCCTTCCGGCCATCGCCGCCGCCCTGATGGACGCCGAACGCGTCCACCTCTACGAGGACTCGGTGCTGGTCAAGGAACCCGGCACCGCCGAGGCCACGGCCCTCCACCAGGACCTCGGCTACTTCCACCTCGAAGGTGACCGCATCTGCACCACCTGGGTTCCACTCGACCCGGTAACCGTCGACACGGGTGCCGTGGCCTACCTCCGCGGCTCGCACCGATCTGGCCTCGTCCACCGCCCAAACTGGTTCGTATCCGATGAACCGCTCCCCGGCGCCGAAGGCACACCGGTCCCCACCATCGACGTTGACGACCCCCGCCTCGTACGTTTCGTCGTTGAGCCGGGCGACATCGTCGTCCACCACGCTGCCACCCTCCACGGCGCCGGCCCCAACCGCTCGACCACGTCTCGTCGACGGGCCGTGTCGGTCCGTTACTGCGGCAACGACGTCCACTACCGGTTCCGTCCCGGCGTCCCCGCCAAGGCCCACCATGATCAGGTTCGATCCGGTGACCCGGTGGTCGACCATCCCGGTTGTCCAGTGGTCTGGAGGCGGACCGTAGGGTCGGCCCGGTGA
- a CDS encoding TIGR03619 family F420-dependent LLM class oxidoreductase, with translation MASITPEGGALYGIQLPIQTLTRTLADPWEDDATPADLLRVARAAEAAGLDFVGVCDHVAIPDDEYTSGMRTTWYDPVATLAWLGARTESIRLLSVVLIAAYRHPLLTASSFGTLAHLTDERVILGVGAGHVEGEFAALGVDYHRRGKLLDECIDAVRGAYVDTYVSHDGPQYSYRDVGVSPGPASSDLPIWVGGAGSAAWKRTGRRGDGYIPMGASRDQYAEIIDTIRRAADEAGRPDATFDIGIMPGWTYIGDPPDDLPPAWLTGDPEHIAAELRADRDVGANVFHLKFRGRTIEEYLDQLSAFGEQVRPLL, from the coding sequence ATGGCCAGCATCACACCCGAGGGCGGAGCCCTCTACGGGATCCAACTTCCCATCCAAACCCTTACCCGGACGCTGGCCGACCCCTGGGAAGACGACGCCACGCCGGCCGACCTCCTCCGGGTGGCCCGGGCCGCCGAGGCCGCCGGCCTCGACTTTGTCGGGGTGTGTGATCACGTGGCCATCCCCGACGACGAGTACACGTCAGGCATGCGAACCACCTGGTATGACCCGGTGGCCACGCTCGCTTGGCTGGGGGCCCGGACCGAGTCCATCCGGCTGCTCTCGGTCGTGCTCATCGCCGCCTACCGCCACCCCCTCCTCACGGCCAGCTCCTTCGGCACACTGGCCCACCTCACTGACGAGCGGGTGATCCTCGGGGTCGGTGCCGGTCACGTAGAGGGAGAGTTCGCCGCCCTCGGCGTCGACTACCACCGTCGCGGAAAGCTCCTCGACGAATGCATCGACGCCGTTCGGGGGGCATACGTCGACACCTACGTCAGCCACGATGGCCCCCAGTACTCCTACCGCGACGTTGGGGTGAGCCCTGGCCCAGCATCCAGCGATCTCCCCATCTGGGTGGGCGGCGCAGGGTCCGCCGCCTGGAAGCGAACCGGTCGACGCGGAGACGGCTACATCCCCATGGGCGCCTCGCGCGACCAGTACGCGGAGATCATCGACACCATCCGTCGGGCCGCCGACGAGGCCGGGCGACCGGATGCCACCTTCGACATCGGGATCATGCCCGGTTGGACCTACATCGGTGACCCTCCCGACGATCTGCCACCGGCCTGGCTGACCGGCGATCCCGAACACATTGCCGCCGAACTCCGAGCCGACCGCGATGTGGGCGCGAACGTCTTCCACCTCAAGTTCCGTGGACGCACCATCGAGGAATATCTGGACCAATTGTCTGCCTTCGGTGAGCAAGTCCGACCCCTGCTCTGA
- a CDS encoding CoA ester lyase, giving the protein MAPGSGSSTQLVLRSLLFAPGNRAEVLTKLPRSAPSGAVIDLEDAVPSDRKAEARAIAHQVAPQLVAEVRLFVRINAADTGHFAVDVSDGLPVGLTGVVVPKIESVAAVDAVAAALDAAGHPDLPIVAGLETVAGVVDARTVTTHPRVQWCYFGAEDYIADLGGVRTPGNHEVAVARAQIAQAAHLGGIQAIDMVVTDFGDEDRFRREAIESRSLGFSGKLCIHPSQVPIATEAFRPSADELAWATEIAEAYDAALAAGDASIAVNGKMVDEPVARRARALLAAAD; this is encoded by the coding sequence ATGGCCCCCGGATCCGGCTCGTCGACACAGCTCGTCCTCCGCAGCCTGCTGTTTGCCCCCGGCAACCGGGCCGAGGTGCTGACCAAGCTCCCCCGGTCAGCACCAAGCGGGGCGGTCATCGACCTCGAGGATGCCGTTCCCTCCGACCGCAAGGCCGAAGCCCGTGCCATCGCCCATCAGGTCGCCCCCCAACTAGTCGCCGAGGTCCGCCTGTTCGTGCGAATCAACGCCGCCGACACCGGCCATTTCGCAGTCGACGTGTCCGATGGGCTGCCCGTCGGCCTCACCGGTGTGGTCGTCCCCAAAATCGAATCGGTAGCCGCCGTCGATGCCGTAGCCGCTGCCCTCGACGCTGCAGGCCACCCCGACCTCCCCATCGTCGCCGGGTTGGAGACCGTGGCCGGAGTAGTCGATGCCCGCACCGTCACCACCCATCCACGGGTCCAGTGGTGCTACTTCGGCGCCGAGGACTACATCGCCGACCTAGGAGGTGTCCGTACCCCGGGCAACCACGAGGTGGCCGTCGCTCGTGCCCAGATCGCCCAGGCGGCGCACCTTGGTGGGATTCAGGCCATCGACATGGTGGTGACCGACTTCGGAGACGAGGACCGCTTCCGTCGCGAGGCCATCGAGTCACGCTCCCTCGGCTTCAGCGGGAAACTCTGCATCCACCCTTCACAAGTGCCGATCGCCACCGAAGCCTTCCGGCCGTCGGCCGATGAACTGGCCTGGGCCACCGAGATCGCCGAGGCTTACGACGCTGCTCTGGCCGCCGGCGATGCCTCCATCGCCGTGAACGGCAAAATGGTCGACGAACCGGTGGCCCGCCGTGCCCGAGCCCTGCTGGCCGCCGCCGATTGA
- a CDS encoding UvrD-helicase domain-containing protein gives MTGSTPGDQADRDRIGHSLNENLFVEAGAGTGKTTALVGRMIALVVDEGVAVEKIAAITFTERAAAELGDRFRRGLEDVSRHDADPIRRQHAEAALADVDLASLSTLHGFARRLLTEHPLEAGLPTGFELLDEVSSQLGFDDRWDDLQRTLLGDDALARTILLADALGVHPSHLRDLARELDDRWDLLDPLTSPAEPPPVNVTAIINLMDQATVLDHHDLDEDDNLRRRLAGIRVARDALTGAVDEIDMVRILSTGDFRKSLNVGNSGRKGDWGDDKDTIREFAYEARDLWDEIVRSTAGGVLARILVELVDATLRAADERRRSGSLTFHDLLVIAHDLLSDPASGPAVRTTLHERYRYVLLDEFQDTDPVQLKLALLLTDPDAAPDAELDGFSPVSGSLFLVGDPKQSIYRFRRADISLYLLARRSLDASAVSLTENFRTTVPIIDWINAIFGQLIGPGPSSDGPAPEDEPVRAELVQPGYTPLVGCRPAATVGPAVTVLGRDAQGDDIDAAGLRKLEADAVADAITTAVVEGWTVEDRAGHQRPCGFGDVAILLPTRTSLPDLEISLEAAGIPYRAESSSLLFATPQVRDLLMVMRAIDDPTDDLAVVAALRTSHFGCGDDDLARWRVHHGGSWNHQSDQPEGDQSVELVASGLVWLGQMHRCRHLLGPSGILERLVDERRVLQVAFGETRPRDVWRRVRLLSDRARAFAEAGGSSLRGFVDWCLAQADEKGRVAETVLSEIDDAAVRILTIHGAKGLEFPITILSGMSTANARSDRGVQLLIDPDRSIEIGIREGVETPGFQATHAVDRRFQDAEAIRLLYVATTRARDHLIVSVYRATDIDDEKPGRPGPGRLLARALEGAGGDAHGSDLSSTTGALPGRAVPSGRALPDRQTWLTEHDHALDRAGRPSTVSATAIAGHVATLATEQATEQATANHDEDRARPGEVGRHGTGIGRAVHGALELLDFDTTDPTSVVRERSVAEGVLGDLRTVDALVRSGLTADVVRLAAGARHWRELYVAAPVDDDPDAPVIEGYIDLAVLDDGPEGPGLVIVDYKTDAVADADALAAKAERYRLQGATYALAAERSTGLPVRRVVLCFLATDGTTEVDVTNLAGAMLEVRATARELVGV, from the coding sequence ATGACCGGCTCAACACCCGGCGACCAGGCTGATCGCGACCGGATCGGCCACTCGCTTAACGAAAACCTTTTCGTGGAGGCGGGTGCCGGGACGGGCAAGACAACAGCACTGGTCGGGCGGATGATTGCCCTCGTGGTCGACGAGGGTGTCGCCGTCGAGAAGATCGCCGCCATCACATTCACCGAACGGGCGGCCGCCGAGCTCGGCGACCGCTTCCGCCGCGGACTCGAGGACGTGTCCCGCCACGACGCTGACCCCATCCGTCGCCAGCATGCCGAAGCCGCCCTCGCCGATGTCGACCTCGCCTCGTTGTCCACACTCCACGGCTTCGCCCGGCGCCTCCTGACCGAGCATCCGCTCGAGGCCGGCCTACCGACAGGATTCGAGCTGCTGGACGAAGTCTCGAGCCAACTCGGCTTCGACGACCGGTGGGATGACCTCCAACGCACCCTCCTCGGTGACGATGCACTCGCCCGGACCATCCTCCTGGCCGACGCCCTCGGCGTCCACCCCTCCCACCTTCGAGACCTGGCCCGCGAACTAGATGACCGCTGGGACCTCCTCGATCCCCTGACCTCACCAGCCGAACCCCCGCCAGTGAACGTCACGGCCATCATCAACCTCATGGATCAGGCCACAGTCCTCGATCACCACGACCTCGACGAGGATGACAACCTCCGACGTCGCCTGGCCGGGATCCGTGTCGCCCGGGACGCCCTGACCGGTGCCGTCGACGAGATCGACATGGTTCGGATCCTCTCCACCGGCGACTTCCGAAAGTCACTCAATGTCGGCAATTCGGGCCGCAAGGGTGACTGGGGTGACGACAAGGACACCATCCGGGAGTTCGCATACGAGGCCCGCGACCTCTGGGATGAGATCGTACGATCGACAGCCGGCGGCGTGCTCGCTCGAATCCTCGTCGAGTTGGTTGACGCCACCCTCCGGGCGGCCGACGAACGCCGTCGATCGGGCTCTCTGACCTTCCACGACCTACTGGTCATCGCCCACGATCTGCTGTCCGATCCCGCCTCGGGGCCGGCAGTCCGGACCACACTGCACGAGCGTTACCGGTACGTCCTGCTCGATGAATTCCAGGACACCGACCCCGTACAGCTCAAGTTGGCCCTGTTGCTGACCGATCCCGACGCTGCACCCGACGCTGAGCTCGATGGCTTCTCCCCCGTATCGGGATCCCTGTTCCTGGTCGGTGACCCCAAGCAGTCCATTTACCGGTTCCGGCGGGCCGACATCTCCCTCTACCTGCTGGCCAGGCGCTCGCTGGACGCCTCCGCCGTGTCGCTGACCGAGAACTTCCGAACCACCGTGCCGATCATCGACTGGATCAATGCCATCTTCGGCCAGCTCATCGGACCCGGCCCATCGTCCGACGGCCCCGCGCCGGAGGACGAGCCGGTGCGAGCCGAACTGGTACAGCCCGGGTACACCCCGCTGGTCGGCTGTCGCCCAGCGGCGACAGTCGGGCCAGCAGTGACCGTTCTCGGAAGGGACGCCCAAGGCGACGACATCGATGCCGCCGGTCTACGGAAACTCGAAGCCGATGCCGTGGCCGACGCCATCACCACCGCTGTGGTCGAGGGATGGACGGTCGAGGACCGTGCCGGCCACCAGCGCCCATGTGGCTTCGGTGACGTCGCCATCCTCCTCCCCACACGAACTTCACTGCCCGACCTGGAGATTTCGCTGGAAGCCGCCGGCATCCCCTATCGGGCCGAATCCAGCTCCCTGCTCTTCGCCACGCCTCAGGTCCGGGACCTGCTAATGGTGATGCGGGCCATCGACGACCCCACTGATGACCTGGCCGTCGTGGCGGCACTCCGCACGTCCCATTTCGGCTGCGGAGACGACGACCTCGCCCGCTGGCGGGTGCACCATGGCGGTTCCTGGAACCACCAGTCCGACCAGCCGGAAGGCGACCAGTCGGTCGAGCTCGTGGCCTCCGGTCTCGTCTGGCTGGGCCAGATGCACCGATGCCGCCACCTCCTTGGACCATCCGGGATTCTGGAACGCCTAGTCGACGAGCGCCGTGTACTGCAGGTGGCCTTTGGGGAGACCCGGCCCCGCGACGTCTGGCGCCGGGTCCGCCTCCTGTCTGACCGCGCCCGGGCCTTCGCAGAGGCCGGCGGGAGCTCGTTGCGCGGTTTCGTTGACTGGTGTCTCGCCCAAGCCGACGAGAAGGGCCGGGTCGCCGAAACCGTCCTCTCCGAAATCGACGATGCCGCCGTCCGGATCCTGACCATCCATGGCGCCAAGGGCCTGGAGTTCCCCATCACCATCCTCTCAGGCATGTCGACTGCCAACGCGAGATCCGACCGGGGGGTTCAACTACTCATCGACCCCGACCGGTCCATCGAGATCGGCATCCGGGAAGGTGTCGAGACGCCCGGATTTCAGGCCACCCACGCTGTCGACCGCCGGTTTCAGGATGCCGAGGCCATCCGACTCCTATATGTGGCCACCACTCGGGCCCGAGACCACCTCATCGTGTCGGTTTACCGGGCCACAGACATCGATGACGAAAAGCCCGGTCGGCCCGGGCCGGGACGCCTCCTCGCCAGGGCGCTCGAAGGCGCCGGCGGTGACGCCCACGGCTCCGACCTATCCTCCACCACCGGCGCACTTCCCGGCAGGGCTGTCCCCTCGGGCCGCGCCCTCCCCGATCGCCAGACGTGGCTCACAGAGCACGACCACGCCCTGGATCGCGCCGGACGACCCAGCACGGTGTCGGCCACCGCTATCGCCGGACATGTCGCCACCCTGGCCACTGAACAGGCCACTGAACAGGCCACAGCGAACCACGACGAAGACCGGGCCCGGCCAGGTGAGGTGGGACGCCACGGAACCGGCATCGGACGGGCCGTGCACGGAGCCCTAGAGCTCCTCGACTTCGACACCACCGATCCCACATCGGTGGTCCGGGAACGGTCCGTCGCCGAAGGGGTCCTCGGGGATCTGCGAACCGTAGACGCCCTGGTCCGCTCCGGTCTGACCGCCGACGTGGTCCGGTTGGCTGCCGGGGCTCGCCACTGGCGCGAGCTCTACGTGGCCGCGCCAGTCGACGACGACCCCGATGCCCCGGTGATCGAGGGCTACATCGACCTGGCCGTCCTCGATGACGGCCCTGAGGGTCCCGGCCTCGTCATCGTCGACTACAAGACCGACGCGGTGGCTGACGCCGACGCCCTGGCTGCCAAAGCCGAGCGATACCGCTTGCAGGGCGCCACCTACGCTCTGGCCGCCGAGCGGTCGACCGGCCTTCCGGTCCGGCGGGTCGTGCTCTGCTTCCTGGCCACCGACGGCACCACGGAGGTCGACGTCACCAACCTGGCTGGAGCGATGCTCGAGGTGCGTGCCACCGCCCGCGAGTTGGTCGGCGTCTGA
- a CDS encoding PD-(D/E)XK nuclease family protein, producing MTTKILRTRYGQPATAVLAGVIRDAKGGDPLAPVTVIVSDHSLGVTLRRRLAATSVMADTTGGTTGLAAVDFVTLLDLARGISAGSPHIAARRAVSDAVVLAATRRLLADRPGVFSPVADHPSVERTVMAAHRNLREVHPEALDRLAEIGGALSDLVVLHRALVERLEPIFHDEYERAVVAAARIADGSVDLPPVVLHLPGTLVASERRLVGALATTGHLTAIVGDADSPDGSVSANPHLAALTETLDVDAPEAGPAGSRVACLVASTPEQDESVRYAIRRIIEAARAGTPLDRMVLVHPSTTDDARLVQERLTAAGIEFHASGVHRLDETIAGRFLIGLLDLPDRGIRRTDLDALMADVPLWDPDHDLVPARAWGRLAAQAGVVSGVDEWTDRLAHLAAELDAEAVSEVDDEGRTWLADRLSAEATRARQLAAFVERLCASLHGLTEDDSWAGRCRRVRDLLRQYLGGTTAHESWSADELLALDEVGAILDALSELDNIEPHPPYRSFRGALAAELGRPIGRAGRSGIGVQVTGIDQAVGLDADLVIVVGLAEGSMPTRPPADPLLSDDHRTAARTGLPTRHEHAARQHHAFLAALTGAAERIVLVQPRGDLRRSGDRPMSRLLLAEFEELAGHRPESDDLDLFVAPWFDHVASFTDALDRDDPATVQEYDLATAIRGGRPAVDKLRCDDVVVDRGIELLGQRADKDFTRFDGNLSGVTLPVLDGELSATRLEKWVDCPFAFFAEYVLGVRPLEDPSERTGLSPLIRGSIVHRVLDRLVTDGLANGSLPGHGDPWTAAQRAHAAELLNEECAHAEARGEAAHPRFWPTICDRLAADLDDFLVLDSAFRARFDSRPVAAERRFGGPDALVITLANGRTLRFRGSIDRVDLTADDHLVVVDAKTGRPDRYKNIPVDYFPGGSFLQLPIYALAAAKGCTTRHATYAFLGEVADDFHHLGYEVDDEVVAAFQRVLSSIVRGIEGGAFPHHPPESDRPEAHRCLHCSPDGLDARRVRSARARKANHPVLALHEDHITTNFLDAGTETPEDDHETEHVDQEEEVDR from the coding sequence ATGACGACAAAGATCCTGCGGACGAGGTACGGGCAGCCCGCGACGGCGGTACTAGCCGGCGTGATCCGAGACGCGAAGGGTGGAGACCCCCTCGCCCCAGTGACCGTGATCGTGTCCGACCATTCCCTTGGAGTGACGCTGCGCCGACGACTGGCGGCCACCAGCGTCATGGCCGACACGACGGGTGGCACGACGGGCCTCGCCGCCGTCGACTTCGTCACCCTGCTTGACCTCGCCCGTGGCATATCGGCCGGTTCACCCCATATTGCCGCCCGGCGTGCCGTCAGTGACGCTGTGGTGTTGGCCGCTACCCGACGGCTGCTGGCCGACCGTCCCGGTGTTTTCAGTCCGGTGGCCGACCACCCCTCGGTGGAACGCACCGTCATGGCCGCCCACCGCAACCTCCGCGAAGTCCACCCCGAAGCTCTCGACCGTCTGGCGGAAATCGGTGGTGCGTTGTCCGACCTCGTCGTCCTCCACCGGGCACTCGTCGAGCGGCTCGAACCGATCTTCCACGATGAGTACGAACGGGCCGTCGTCGCCGCCGCCCGGATCGCCGACGGATCGGTCGACCTACCACCGGTCGTCCTCCACCTACCCGGCACACTCGTCGCCTCCGAACGCCGACTCGTAGGTGCGTTAGCCACCACAGGCCACCTCACCGCCATCGTCGGCGATGCCGACAGCCCGGACGGATCGGTGTCGGCCAACCCCCACCTCGCTGCCCTGACCGAGACCCTCGACGTCGACGCGCCCGAGGCGGGACCTGCCGGATCGCGGGTCGCGTGCCTCGTGGCATCCACCCCAGAACAGGATGAGTCCGTCCGCTACGCCATCCGACGGATCATCGAGGCGGCACGGGCCGGTACGCCGCTGGACCGCATGGTCCTAGTTCACCCGTCGACCACCGACGACGCCCGACTGGTCCAGGAGCGGCTCACCGCGGCAGGCATCGAATTCCACGCCAGCGGCGTCCACCGACTCGACGAGACGATCGCCGGACGCTTCCTGATCGGACTCCTCGATCTTCCCGATCGGGGGATCCGCCGAACTGACCTCGACGCCCTGATGGCCGACGTGCCCCTCTGGGATCCCGACCACGATCTGGTCCCGGCACGCGCCTGGGGTCGGCTGGCCGCTCAGGCCGGAGTAGTCAGCGGAGTTGACGAGTGGACCGATCGCCTCGCCCACCTGGCCGCCGAACTCGATGCCGAAGCTGTATCCGAAGTCGACGACGAGGGCCGAACCTGGCTGGCCGACCGCTTGTCGGCCGAGGCCACACGAGCCCGACAACTGGCGGCCTTCGTGGAGCGACTCTGCGCATCCCTCCATGGCCTCACCGAAGACGACTCCTGGGCTGGCCGGTGCCGACGCGTCCGCGACCTGCTTCGCCAGTACCTCGGCGGCACCACCGCCCATGAGTCCTGGTCGGCCGACGAACTCCTCGCCCTGGACGAGGTGGGCGCGATCCTCGATGCCCTGTCCGAACTGGACAACATTGAACCCCATCCGCCCTATCGAAGCTTTCGGGGTGCTCTGGCCGCCGAACTCGGCCGCCCCATCGGGCGAGCTGGCCGCAGCGGGATCGGCGTGCAGGTCACCGGCATTGACCAGGCCGTCGGCCTCGATGCCGACCTGGTAATCGTGGTCGGTCTCGCAGAGGGTTCCATGCCGACCCGTCCTCCCGCCGACCCGTTGCTGTCCGACGACCATCGCACCGCCGCCCGGACCGGCCTACCCACCCGCCACGAGCATGCCGCCCGCCAGCACCACGCCTTCCTCGCTGCCCTCACCGGTGCCGCCGAACGCATCGTCCTCGTTCAGCCTCGCGGCGACCTGCGTCGCTCCGGTGACCGACCGATGTCACGTCTACTGCTGGCCGAGTTCGAGGAATTGGCCGGCCACCGACCCGAATCCGACGACCTCGACCTGTTCGTCGCACCCTGGTTCGACCACGTGGCGTCGTTCACCGACGCCCTTGACCGTGACGATCCCGCCACCGTTCAGGAATACGACCTGGCCACCGCCATTCGTGGCGGCCGTCCCGCAGTCGACAAGCTCCGTTGTGACGATGTCGTGGTTGACCGGGGAATCGAACTCCTTGGCCAGCGAGCCGACAAGGACTTCACCCGGTTCGACGGGAACCTGTCGGGCGTCACCCTCCCTGTCCTCGACGGCGAACTGTCAGCCACCCGCCTCGAGAAGTGGGTGGACTGCCCGTTCGCCTTCTTCGCCGAATACGTCCTCGGTGTCCGGCCACTTGAAGATCCATCGGAGCGGACCGGCCTCTCCCCGCTGATACGTGGCTCGATCGTTCACCGGGTCCTCGACCGGCTGGTGACCGACGGCCTCGCCAACGGGTCCCTCCCCGGACACGGCGATCCGTGGACCGCCGCCCAACGAGCCCATGCCGCCGAGCTCCTGAACGAGGAGTGTGCCCACGCCGAGGCACGGGGTGAAGCCGCCCACCCCCGGTTCTGGCCCACCATCTGTGACCGGCTGGCCGCCGACCTTGACGACTTCCTGGTCCTCGACTCGGCCTTTCGGGCCAGGTTCGACAGCCGCCCCGTAGCCGCCGAACGACGCTTCGGAGGTCCGGATGCCCTCGTCATCACCCTCGCCAACGGTCGCACCCTGCGATTCCGAGGCTCGATCGACCGCGTGGACCTGACCGCCGACGACCACCTCGTCGTGGTCGATGCCAAAACCGGACGGCCGGACCGGTACAAGAACATCCCCGTCGACTACTTCCCCGGAGGATCGTTCCTGCAGCTCCCCATCTACGCGCTAGCCGCCGCCAAAGGCTGCACCACGAGGCACGCCACCTACGCCTTCCTCGGCGAGGTGGCCGACGATTTCCATCATCTGGGATACGAGGTCGACGACGAGGTGGTCGCCGCCTTCCAACGGGTGCTCTCCTCCATCGTCCGGGGTATCGAGGGCGGGGCCTTCCCGCACCACCCACCAGAAAGCGACCGGCCGGAAGCCCACCGGTGTCTTCACTGCTCCCCCGACGGCCTCGATGCTCGACGCGTCCGCTCCGCCCGGGCCCGCAAGGCCAACCATCCGGTGCTGGCCCTCCACGAGGATCACATCACCACCAACTTTCTCGATGCCGGGACGGAGACCCCTGAAGACGACCACGAAACCGAACATGTGGACCAAGAGGAGGAGGTCGACCGATGA